A DNA window from Jaculus jaculus isolate mJacJac1 chromosome 1, mJacJac1.mat.Y.cur, whole genome shotgun sequence contains the following coding sequences:
- the Morn4 gene encoding MORN repeat-containing protein 4: MTLTKGSFTYSSGEEYRGEWKEGRRHGFGQLMFADGGTYLGHFENGLFNGFGVLTFSDGSRYEGEFAQGKFNGVGVFIRHDNMTFEGEFKNGRVDGFGLLTFPDGSHGIPRNEGLFENNKLLRREKCSAVVQRAQSASKSARNLAA, encoded by the exons ATGACCCTGACAAAAGGTTCCTTCACCTACTCCAGTGGGGAGGAATACCGTGGCGAGTGGAAGGAGG GCCGCAGACATGGTTTTGGTCAGCTGATGTTTGCAGACGGTGGCACCTACTTGGGTCATTTTGAAAATGGGCTTTTTAATGGCTTTGGGGTACTAACCTTCTCAGATGGCTCAAG GTATGAGGGGGAGTTTGCCCAAGGGAAGTTTAACGGCGTTGGAGTCTTCATTCGACATGACAACATGACCTTTGAGGGGGAATTTAAGAATGGCAGAGTAGATGGTTTTG GCCTGCTGACCTTCCCTGATGGTTCTCATGGAATACCCCGCAATGAAGGTCTGTTTGAAAACAACAAGCTGCTTCGGCGTGAGAAGTGCTCCGCTGTGGTTCAGCGGGCCCAGAGTGCCTCTAAGTCAGCCAGGAATCTTGCTGCTTGA